A portion of the Malania oleifera isolate guangnan ecotype guangnan chromosome 3, ASM2987363v1, whole genome shotgun sequence genome contains these proteins:
- the LOC131151513 gene encoding endoglucanase 16, giving the protein MGTGRRGSALGIIWVCLVQGLIMASADFNYREALSKSIIFLEAQRSGKLPPNNRLPWRGDSALDDGKLANVDLVGGYYDAGDNVKYGLPMAFTITTLSWAALFYKPQLEAAGELNNVHSAIRWGTDYFLKAASRRNRLYVQVGDPVADHQCWIRPENMQTPRTVLTIDENTPGSEIAAETSAALAAASIVFRSSDSAYSRGLLNKAKLLFEFAKSHKGTYDGECPFYCSYSGFNDELLWAASWLYKATRRPLYLKYIKEESISASVAEFSWDLKYAGAQVLLSGLLFEGEKDLERFKTQADSFVCSVLPESPFHQIYVSPGGLIHLRDGANTQYVTGTAFLFAIYSDLLASNRQTVSCGSQQFYPTHLMSFAKQQMDYLLGKNPAGRSYMVGFGKNPPTQPHHRGASVISDLPQGSPVSCALSFVYWYNTNQPNPNELTGAIVGGPDRYDNFDDKRWDSPKLEPCTYINSLAVGVLAKLASLPI; this is encoded by the exons ATGGGTACTGGGAGAAGAGGATCAGCACTGGGAATAATATGGGTGTGTCTCGTCCAAGGATTAATTATGGCGAGCGCAGATTTCAATTACAGGGAAGCGCTTTCCAAGTCCATTATTTTCCTAGAGGCTCAGAGGTCTGGCAAGCTCCCCCCTAACAACCGGCTCCCATGGAGAGGCGACTCAGCCCTCGACGATGGCAAACTCGCCAAT GTGGATCTGGTAGGGGGATACTATGACGCAGGGGACAACGTGAAGTATGGGCTGCCAATGGCGTTCACAATCACGACGCTGTCGTGGGCTGCCTTGTTTTACAAGCCGCAGCTAGAAGCCGCCGGCGAGTTGAACAACGTCCATTCCGCCATCCGCTGGGGTACCGACTATTTCCTCAAAGCTGCTTCCCGACGTAACCGCCTCTACGTCCAG GTGGGGGACCCAGTAGCGGATCATCAGTGTTGGATTCGGCCGGAGAACATGCAGACCCCAAGGACTGTTCTGACGATTGACGAGAATACACCGGGGTCGGAGATTGCCGCCGAGACTTCTGCCGCATTGGCAGCTGCTTCCATTGTCTTCAGAAGCAGCGATAGTGCCTATTCCCGCGGTCTGCTCAACAAAGCCAAACTG CTTTTCGAGTTTGCCAAATCACATAAAGGAACCTACGACGGAGAATGTCCCTTCTATTGCTCTTACTCCGGTTTCaat GATGAGCTGCTGTGGGCAGCGTCGTGGCTGTACAAGGCAACCAGGAGGCCGCTCTACCTGAAGTACATAAAAGAGGAATCCATCAGCGCTAGCGTTGCAGAGTTCAGCTGGGATCTCAAGTACGCCGGCGCCCAAGTCCTTCTCTCCGgc TTGTTGTTTGAAGGAGAAAAGGATTTAGAGAGGTTCAAGACGCAGGCGGACAGCTTCGTGTGCTCGGTGCTGCCGGAGAGTCCCTTCCACCAGATATACGTGTCGCCGGGCGGGTTGATTCACCTCAGAGACGGCGCTAACACCCAGTACGTCACCGGCACCGCCTTCCTCTTCGCCATCTACAGCGACCTCCTCGCTTCCAACCGCCAAACCGTCTCCTGCGGTTCCCAACAGTTCTACCCCACCCACCTCATGTCCTTCGCCAAGCAGCAG ATGGATTATTTGCTGGGGAAAAATCCGGCGGGGAGATCATACATGGTGGGATTCGGGAAGAACCCGCCGACGCAGCCGCACCACAGAGGAGCCTCCGTGATCAGTGACTTGCCGCAAGGGTCGCCGGTGAGCTGCGCCCTGAGCTTCGTCTACTGGTACAATACGAACCAGCCAAACCCTAACGAGCTCACCGGGGCCATCGTCGGCGGCCCCGACCGGTACGACAACTTCGACGACAAACGGTGGGATTCCCCCAAGCTCGAACCCTGCACCTACATTAATTCCCTCGCAGTCGGCGTTCTCGCCAAGCTCGCATCCCTCCCCATCTAA
- the LOC131150811 gene encoding protein OXIDATIVE STRESS 3 LIKE 1: MSIALDRGGERRFEGSGYMRGMACMNMFESPEILAGEQRVLASDVSGKVEERSGEEGGLEDSCSSSSSIGKNSDDLCSDGEDSRESIEVQSSYKGPLDALDALEEVLPIRRGISRFYSGKSKSFASLAEAASSSSNIKDIAKPENAYTRKRRNLLAYSQVWDKNRNFPLRSNGGGISKRPLHSSRSTLALAVAMSSSDSSNSCTTTDDSSPNSNSSSRSPPRRPPLHPHIKPALLQNNSSPSSPRGNFTSWRSFSLADLQQCAAAAAVSNTSPSPVGDTADHSKRLT; the protein is encoded by the exons ATGTCGATTGCGCTGGATAGGGGTGGAGAGAGGAGGTTTGAGGGATCTGGGTACATGAGAGGAATGGCGTGCATGAATATGTTTGAGTCGCCGGAGATCTTGGCCGGAGAACAGAGGGTGCTGGCGAGCGACGTGAGCGGGAAGGTTGAGGAGAGATCAGGGGAGGAGGGGGGACTGGAGGACTCGTGCAGTTCGTCGTCGTCAATCGGGAAGAACAGCGATGATCTGTGCTCGGATGGCGAGGATTCCCGCGAGAGTATTGAAGTTCAGAGCTCGTATAAAGGGCCCTTAGATGCTTTGGATGCTTTGGAGGAGGTTTTGCCTATCAG GAGAGGCATCTCCAGGTTCTACAGTGGCAAATCGAAATCCTTCGCAAGCTTAGCAGAAGCAGCTTCATCTTCTTCCAACATCAAAGACATTGCAAAGCCAGAGAATGCCTACACCAGGAAGCGCAGAAACCTACTTGCATACAGTCAAGTGTGGGACAAGAACCGAAATTTCCCACTCAGGAGCAATGGGGGAGGCATTTCAAAGAGACCCCTCCATTCCAGCCGAAGCACACTGGCTCTGGCCGTGGCCATGAGCAGCTCCGACAGCTCCAACAGCTGCACCACCACCGATGACTCCAGTCCGAACTCTAACTCTAGCTCGAGGTCGCCCCCGCGGCGCCCGCCCCTCCACCCCCACATCAAGCCAGCCCTGCTTCAGAACAACTCGTCTCCCTCGTCGCCGAGGGGAAATTTTACTTCATGGAGATCCTTCTCCTTGGCTGATCTGCAGCAATGTGCCGCCGCCGCAGCTGTTTCCAATACATCTCCTTCGCCCGTTGGTGACACAGCCGACCATAGTAAGAGGCTAACTTGA
- the LOC131150809 gene encoding fatty-acid-binding protein 2 isoform X1 yields MHNSWFFFMDLDGGSPYIVPTDPLNSYGIGSRLFSHFASFADNSIYQSQYLHVPGSVALQEAFNCISKLAGALVFWFSSSSNYNTGQKLSGNSHGSKPPSCKASTQVKSISSTTHSLNGFCFKFRSSGQSVTPVLFNKISKFTMRHLCREAEWLQSFPVLSLAAALVPPFKNVSPEVLAVQLENPDVQMHGCMDQRPCEVGHQGCADLSFLDLKWTRPAVEPKTGIEFPIILDSILDGENNSTLSSEVLVGTGSRTMTIVRIKSLKVYAFGFYVHPYSVCEKLGPKYASIPISELNKCRDFYEDLLREDISMTVRLVINCNGMKINTVKDAFEKSLRNRLLKMNPDTDCHCLRTFGSCFKQDIPLPAGTTVDFRRTADGQLVTEIGGNQIGAVHSKDLCRAFFDMYIGDIPVSEQTKEEIGMNVAGIMRRC; encoded by the exons ATGCATAACAGCTGGTTCTTTTTTATGGATCTTGATGGTGGGTCTCCATACATTGTTCCCACGGATCCCCTCAATTCATATGGAATCGGGAGTCGTTTATTTTCCCATTTTGCTTCATTTGCTGACAATTCTATCTACCAGTCTCAATACCTACATGTCCCTGGAAGTGTGGCTCTTCAAGAAGCTTTTAACTGCATTTCCAAGCTTGCTGGGGCTTTAGTTTTTTGGTTCTCTAGTAGTTCAAATTACAATACTGGTCAGAAATTGTCAGGAAATTCACATGGTTCAAAACCTCCAAGCTGTAAAGCTTCTACCCAAGTTAAGTCGATCAGTTCTACTACACATAGTCTTAATGGATTTTGCTTCAAGTTTAGATCAAGTGGACAGTCTGTCACCCCCGTGCTTTTCAATAAGATATCAAAATTCACCATGAGACACCTGTGCAGAGAAGCTGAATGGCTTCAATCATTTCCTGTGCTCTCATTGGCTGCTGCTCTGGTACCACCGTTCAAGAATGT ATCTCCGGAGGTATTAGCTGTTCAACTGGAGAATCCTGATGTACAAATGCATGGATGCATGGATCAAAGGCCTTGTGAGGTTGGGCATCAAGGTTGTGCTGATCTTTCCTTCCTTGATTTAAAGTGGACGAGACCTGCAGTTGAGCCTAAAACTGGCATTGAGTTCCCCATAATTTTGGACAGCATTTTAGATGGAGAGAATAATTCCACTTTATCTTCAGAG GTTCTTGTTGGAACTGGTTCCAGAACCATGACAATAGTCAGAATAAAATCACTTAAGGTCTATGCATTCGGTTTCT ATGTTCATCCTTACTCTGTCTGTGAGAAATTGGGTCCAAAGTATGCTTCTATTCCAATCAGCGAACTGAACAAATGCCGGGATTTCTATGAAGATCTTCTCAG GGAGGACATTAGTATGACTGTCAGGCTTGTAATAAATTGCAATGGAATGAAAATCAATACTGTGAAAGA TGCTTTTGAGAAATCCCTCCGGAATCGATTGCTGAAG ATGAATCCAGACACCGATTGTCACTGCTTGAGGACATTTGGATCTTGCTTCAAACAAGATATTCCATTGCCTGCG GGAACTACAGTCGATTTTCGAAGAACGGCTGATGGACAACTGGTTACTGAAA TTGGAGGCAATCAGATTGGAGCTGTCCATAGCAAGGACTTGTGCA GGGCGTTCTTTGACATGTACATAGGAGATATACCTGTGTCAGAGCAAACCAAGGAGGAAATCGGTATGAACGTTGCTGGTATAATGAGGAGGTGCTGA
- the LOC131150809 gene encoding fatty-acid-binding protein 2 isoform X2 produces MHNSWFFFMDLDGGSPYIVPTDPLNSYGIGSRLFSHFASFADNSIYQSQYLHVPGSVALQEAFNCISKLAGALVFWFSSSSNYNTGQKLSGNSHGSKPPSCKASTQVKSISSTTHSLNGFCFKFRSSGQSVTPVLFNKISKFTMRHLCREAEWLQSFPVLSLAAALVPPFKNVSPEVLAVQLENPDVQMHGCMDQRPCEVGHQGCADLSFLDLKWTRPAVEPKTGIEFPIILDSILDGENNSTLSSEVLVGTGSRTMTIVRIKSLKVYAFGFYVHPYSVCEKLGPKYASIPISELNKCRDFYEDLLSAFEKSLRNRLLKMNPDTDCHCLRTFGSCFKQDIPLPAGTTVDFRRTADGQLVTEIGGNQIGAVHSKDLCRAFFDMYIGDIPVSEQTKEEIGMNVAGIMRRC; encoded by the exons ATGCATAACAGCTGGTTCTTTTTTATGGATCTTGATGGTGGGTCTCCATACATTGTTCCCACGGATCCCCTCAATTCATATGGAATCGGGAGTCGTTTATTTTCCCATTTTGCTTCATTTGCTGACAATTCTATCTACCAGTCTCAATACCTACATGTCCCTGGAAGTGTGGCTCTTCAAGAAGCTTTTAACTGCATTTCCAAGCTTGCTGGGGCTTTAGTTTTTTGGTTCTCTAGTAGTTCAAATTACAATACTGGTCAGAAATTGTCAGGAAATTCACATGGTTCAAAACCTCCAAGCTGTAAAGCTTCTACCCAAGTTAAGTCGATCAGTTCTACTACACATAGTCTTAATGGATTTTGCTTCAAGTTTAGATCAAGTGGACAGTCTGTCACCCCCGTGCTTTTCAATAAGATATCAAAATTCACCATGAGACACCTGTGCAGAGAAGCTGAATGGCTTCAATCATTTCCTGTGCTCTCATTGGCTGCTGCTCTGGTACCACCGTTCAAGAATGT ATCTCCGGAGGTATTAGCTGTTCAACTGGAGAATCCTGATGTACAAATGCATGGATGCATGGATCAAAGGCCTTGTGAGGTTGGGCATCAAGGTTGTGCTGATCTTTCCTTCCTTGATTTAAAGTGGACGAGACCTGCAGTTGAGCCTAAAACTGGCATTGAGTTCCCCATAATTTTGGACAGCATTTTAGATGGAGAGAATAATTCCACTTTATCTTCAGAG GTTCTTGTTGGAACTGGTTCCAGAACCATGACAATAGTCAGAATAAAATCACTTAAGGTCTATGCATTCGGTTTCT ATGTTCATCCTTACTCTGTCTGTGAGAAATTGGGTCCAAAGTATGCTTCTATTCCAATCAGCGAACTGAACAAATGCCGGGATTTCTATGAAGATCTTCTCAG TGCTTTTGAGAAATCCCTCCGGAATCGATTGCTGAAG ATGAATCCAGACACCGATTGTCACTGCTTGAGGACATTTGGATCTTGCTTCAAACAAGATATTCCATTGCCTGCG GGAACTACAGTCGATTTTCGAAGAACGGCTGATGGACAACTGGTTACTGAAA TTGGAGGCAATCAGATTGGAGCTGTCCATAGCAAGGACTTGTGCA GGGCGTTCTTTGACATGTACATAGGAGATATACCTGTGTCAGAGCAAACCAAGGAGGAAATCGGTATGAACGTTGCTGGTATAATGAGGAGGTGCTGA